In Streptomyces sp. ML-6, the genomic stretch GTCCGCCGCCAACTACGTGGGACACGACCGCGACGTCTCGTTCGAGCTGTTCCACCACGAGAACCTGAAAGGCTTCCGGTCGGACTGGGCCTATCCGCGCCTGACCCGGACGACGGCCGGCCACCGGGAGAGCTGGGCCATCAAGAAGCGGTACGCCGAGGAACTGCACGAGGACGTGGAGGCCCTGGCCGCCGTGCTCGCCGGACTCGGGGTCGCCGTGCACCGTCCGCTGCCCCTGCCTTCCGACGCGAAGGTCATCGCGGGCCTGGGCTGGGAGGCCGCCCCGACCCCGGCCCTGAACATCCGCGACAACACGCTGATCCTCGGAAGCGAGATCATCGAGACGCCGCCCGCGATCCGCTCCCGCTACCTGGAGACCCGCCTGCTCGCCCCCGTCTTCACCCGCTACTGGGAGGCCGGCGCGCGGTGGACGACGATGCCCCGCCCCACCCTCACCGACAACAGCTTCGACCTGTCCTACGCGCGGGACACCACGACCACCCTGGGCGGGCCGACCGAGGCCATCGACGACCCCCGGCCGAGCCCGTACGACGTCGGCGTGGAGATGATGCTGGACGGCGCGCAGGTGCTGAGGCTGGGCCGGGACCTGGTCGTCAACGTCGCCCAGGAGAACCACGCCCGGGGCGCCGAGTGGCTTCAGAGGCACCTCGGCCACGAGTATCGCGTCCACCGGGTGTGGAGGATGGCGGACAACCACATCGACAGCATGATCCTCGCCCTGAAGCCGGGGGTGTTCCTGGCCCGGCACGAGGGCATCCGGG encodes the following:
- a CDS encoding glycine amidinotransferase, with product MTPLNSHDDFTPLKEVIVGSAANYVGHDRDVSFELFHHENLKGFRSDWAYPRLTRTTAGHRESWAIKKRYAEELHEDVEALAAVLAGLGVAVHRPLPLPSDAKVIAGLGWEAAPTPALNIRDNTLILGSEIIETPPAIRSRYLETRLLAPVFTRYWEAGARWTTMPRPTLTDNSFDLSYARDTTTTLGGPTEAIDDPRPSPYDVGVEMMLDGAQVLRLGRDLVVNVAQENHARGAEWLQRHLGHEYRVHRVWRMADNHIDSMILALKPGVFLARHEGIRDLMPEPLRSWRYIVPPEPDEGAFPVYDDYEDLVLTSPYIDLNVLSVDERTVLVNQECTGLAKLLEVEGFDVVPVRHRHRRLFGGGFHCFTLDTHRTGGFEDYLS